In one Drosophila pseudoobscura strain MV-25-SWS-2005 chromosome X, UCI_Dpse_MV25, whole genome shotgun sequence genomic region, the following are encoded:
- the LOC4815646 gene encoding uncharacterized protein: protein MSDNSAVTGVMNLLLCGATGFGFYQIGPQEHPYAFTACVVGFCHGLLGLVATVSGDENTTKANDATNALMEIVPLPLVNVDLFMGADSNNLALGHGLFIVPLAVSVIIGWAKDNDENGSVIDALKTLTVLGNITSMVYLALNESSWNLGGMAFLAFMAKFGAAFFEENVSEGTGQPITYISWSGFFFLTALAVAGEK from the coding sequence ATGTCGGACAACAGCGCTGTGACTGGTGTGATGAACCTCCTGCTGTGCGGCGCCACTGGATTTGGATTCTACCAGATCGGGCCCCAGGAGCATCCGTACGCGTTCACGGCCTGTGTGGTCGGCTTTTGCCATGGACTGCTGGGCCTGGTGGCCACCGTGTCAGGCGATGAGAACACCACCAAGGCCAACGACGCCACCAACGCCCTCATGGAGAtcgtgccgctgccgctggtcAATGTGGATCTGTTCATGGGGGCCGACAGCAACAACCTTGCCCTGGGCCACGGCCTGTTCATCGTCCCGTTGGCGGTCAGCGTGATCATAGGCTGGGCCAAGGACAACGACGAAAACGGAAGCGTCATCGACGCTCTCAAGACCCTGACCGTACTGGGTAATATTACGTCGATGGTCTACTTGGCGCTCAACGAGAGCAGCTGGAATCTGGGCGGCATGGCCTTTCTGGCCTTCATGGCCAAGTTCGGCGCCGCCTTCTTCGAGGAGAATGTCTCCGAGGGAACCGGCCAGCCCATTACCTACATCAGCTGGTCGGGCTTCTTCTTCCTTACCGCCCTGGCCGTCGCCGGCGAAAAGTAA